One window from the genome of Salvia splendens isolate huo1 unplaced genomic scaffold, SspV2 ctg372, whole genome shotgun sequence encodes:
- the LOC121789954 gene encoding vacuolar protein sorting-associated protein 2 homolog 2-like: MEERRLVAEIKKTAKTGNEAATKILARQLVRLRQQITNLQGSRAQIRGVATHTQALYASTSISTGMKGATKAMSAMNKQMQPVKQTKMIREFQQQAAQLDMTIEMMSDAIDETLDKDEAEEETEELTNQVLDEIGVDIASQLSSAPKGRIASKKVENAAPSASVSTDVEDLEKRLASLRRIE, from the exons ATGGAG GAGAGGAGATTAGTGGCAGAGATCAAGAAAACTGCTAAAACAGGAAATGAG GCTGCAACTAAAATCTTAGCTCGTCAATTAGTTCGCCTTCGGCAGCAAATCACAAACTTGCAAGGGAGCCGTGCTCAGATTAGAGGCGTGGCAACTCATACACAG GCCTTGTATGCTAGTACTTCAATTTCTACTGGCATGAAAGGAGCAACCAAAGCTATGTCTGCTATGAACAAG CAAATGCAACCTgtaaaacaaactaaaatgatCAGAGAATTCCAGCAACAGGCAGCGCAGCTGGACATGACG ATTGAAATGATGTCTGATGCAATTGACGAGACACTAGACAAAGACGAGGCTGAAGAAGAAACCGAAGAACTTACTAACCAG GTCCTTGATGAGATCGGCGTTGACATTGCTTCACAG CTATCTTCAGCTCCAAAGGGGCGGATTGCATCTAAGAAAGTCGAGAACGCTGCCCCTAG TGCTTCTGTGTCGACTGATGTCGAGGACCTCGAGAAAAGGCTGGCATCTCTTCGACGAATAGAGTGA